Proteins encoded by one window of Zerene cesonia ecotype Mississippi chromosome 6, Zerene_cesonia_1.1, whole genome shotgun sequence:
- the LOC119840610 gene encoding LOW QUALITY PROTEIN: lactase-phlorizin hydrolase-like (The sequence of the model RefSeq protein was modified relative to this genomic sequence to represent the inferred CDS: substituted 1 base at 1 genomic stop codon) has translation MGVLLKYYLITVFISLPQCYGIRHEVRKFPEGFLFGASTAAYQVEGAWNEDAYFIYVVGRTESIWDYLSHQTPCTIKDCDTGDVADNSYYLYKRDVEMIRELGLDFYRFSLSWTRILPTGFPDVINEAGVQYYNNLIDELLKYNIEPMVTLYHWDLPQKLQELGGWANPNIVDWYADFAKIAFSLFGDRVQYWVTINEPYQICHEGYGSDALAPLLNIHGVAEYLCAKNLLLAHAKAYHIYDDEFRSALGGKIFISISARWNEPEGEEHIEAAHDANAFNWMQYAHPIFSKSGDFPEIMKKRIAAKSAEQGFLRSRLPEFTPEEVSYVKGTSDFFGLNHYTCVYVYRNSSVNGFYNVPSLHDDTEVMSYQLDEWKLSESSKTKAVPWGFYNLLTSIKEHYDNVPVLITENGMGGGSGLVDDDRITYYRLYLAALLDAIDNGSDIRGYTAWSLMDNFEWLQGYSIRFGLYEVDYNNPNRTRTPRKSAYVYKEIVSTRKLDVHFEPDTTVPLSVNXSFISIITAFIALPQCYAIRHEVRKFPEGFLFGASTAAYQVEGAWNEDGRSESIWDYLSHQTPCSIKNCDTGDIAVNSYYLYKKDVEMIRELGLDVYRFSLSWTRILPTGFPDIINEAGVQYYNNLIDELLKYNIEPMVTIYHWDLPQKLQELGGWTNPNIVDWYADFAKIAFNLFGDRVKYWWMQYAHPIFSKSGDFPEIMKKRVAAKSAEQGFLRSRLPEFTPEEVSYVKGTSDFFGLNHYISFYIYRNSSVNGFHNVPSMFDDAEVVSYQLDKWKLSATSTTKAAPWGFYNLLISIKEHYDNIPVLITENGMGGGSGLVDDDRITYYRLYLAALLDAIDNGSDIRGYTAWSLMDNLEWLHGYSIRYGLYEVDYNNPNRTRTPRKSAYVYKEIVRTRKLDFHYEPDTSVPLSVN, from the exons ATGggagttttattaaaatatta tcttATAACGGTCTTTATATCGCTGCCGCAGTGCTATGGTATCCGCCATGAAGTCAGAAAATTTCCAGAAGGATTTCTTTTTGGAGCTTCTACAGCCGCGTATCAAGTAGAAGGCGCTTGGAATGAAGATG catattttatctatgttgTAGGAAGAACGGAAAGCATTTGGGATTATTTGAGTCATCAAACCCCCTGTACTATTAAAGATTGCGATACAGGAGATGTTGCAGATAACTCTTATTATCTTTACAAAAGAGATGTTGAAATGATAAGGGAACTGGGTCTTGACTTTTACAGATTTTCACTTTCGTGGACAAGGATTCTTCCAACAGGTTTTCCAGATGTAATTAACGAAGCTGGTGTACAGTATTACAACAACTTAATAGATGAACTGctaaagtataatatagaaCCGATGGTTACCCTTTATCATTGGGATTTACCACAAAAACTTCAAGAGCTCGGAGGTTGGGCGAATCCTAACATCGTGGATTGGTATGCTGATTTCGCGAAAATAGCTTTTAGCCTCTTTGGCGATAGAGTTCAATATTGGGTGACTATTAATGAGCCTTATCAAATCTGTCATGAAGGATACGGATCCGATGCTTTAGCACCATTGTTAAATATCCACGGAGTTGCAGAATATTTGTGCGcaaaaaatcttttgttaGCTCATGCTAAAGCATATCATATCTATGATGATGAATTTAGGTCTGCTCTCGGTGGcaagatttttatttctataagtGCTCGATGGAATGAACCGGAAGGAGAAGAACATATTGAAGCAGCTCACGATGCAAACGCATTCAAT TGGATGCAATACGCCCATCCTATATTTTCGAAATCTGGGGATTTTCCGGAAATAATGAAGAAAAGAATAGCGGCTAAGAGTGCAGAGCAAGGTTTTCTTAGATCAAGACTGCCCGAGTTCACTCCAGAAGAAGTATCATACGTGAAGGGTACCTCCGACTTTTTTGGACTTAATCATTATACCTGTGTGTATGTCTACAGAAACTCCTCAGTAAATGGATTTTATAATGTACCATCGCTTCATGATGATACAGAGGTCATGTCGTATCAATTAGATGAGTGGAAACTGAGCGAATCAAGTAAGACgaag GCGGTGCCATGGGGATTTTATAATCTCTTAACGTCGATAAAAGAGCATTACGATAATGTCCCAGTTTTGATAACTGAGAACGGAATGGGTGGTGGCAGCGGGCTTGTTGATGATGACCGCATCACGTACTACAGGCTTTATTTAGCAGCGTTGCTTGATGCAATAGATAATGGATCTGATATCAGAGGATATACCGCCTGGAGTCTAATGGATAACTTTGAATGGTTACAAGGatatag catTCGTTTTGGGTTGTATGAAGTAGATTATAACAATCCCAACCGCACACGCACACCAAGAAAGTCAGCTTATGTCTACAAAGAAATAGTGAGCACACGAAAGCTTGATGTTCATTTTGAGCCGGATACTACAGTTCCCTTATCTGTGAATTGAAGTTTCATTAG TATAATAACGGCTTTTATAGCACTGCCACAGTGCTATGCTATTCGCCACGAAGTCAGAAAATTCCCTGAAGGATTTCTTTTTGGAGCTTCTACAGCTGCGTATCAAGTAGAAGGCGCTTGGAATGAAGATG GAAGATCGGAGAGCATTTGGGATTATTTGAGCCATCAAACCCCTtgtagtattaaaaattgcGATACCGGGGATATAGCTGTAAAttcttattatctttataaaaaggACGTTGAAATGATCAGAGAATTGGGTCTAGACGTCTATAGATTTTCTCTTTCGTGGACAAGGATTCTTCCAACAGGTTTTCcagatattattaatgaagcTGGTGTTCAGTATTACAACAACTTAATTGATGAACTGCTAAAGTATAACATAGAACCCATGGTAACTATTTATCATTGGGATTTGCCCCAAAAACTTCAAGAACTCGGTGGTTGGACGAACCCTAATATCGTGGATTGGTATGCCGATTTCGCGAAAATAGCTTTTAACCTCTTTGGCGATAGAGTTAAATATTGG tgGATGCAATACGCTCATCCGATATTTTCGAAATCTGGTGATTTTCCGGAAATAATGAAGAAAAGAGTAGCGGCTAAGAGTGCAGAGCAAGGTTTTCTTAGATCAAGACTGCCCGAGTTCACTCCAGAAGAAGTATCATACGTGAAGGGTACCTCCGACTTTTTTGGACTAAACCATTATATCTCATTCTACATTTACAGAAACTCTTCAGTAAATGGTTTTCATAACGTACCGTCCATGTTTGATGATGCAGAAGTTGTGTCGTATCAATTGGACAAGTGGAAGTTGAGCGCGACCAGCACAACCAAG GCGGCGCCCTGGGGATTTTATAATCTCTTAATTTCCATTAAAGAGCATTATGATAAC ATTCCTGTTTTAATAACTGAGAACGGAATGGGTGGTGGCAGCGGGCTTGTCGATGATGATCGCATCACGTACTACAGGCTTTATTTAGCAGCGTTGCTTGATGCAATAGATAATGGATCTGATATTAGAGGATATACCGCCTGGAGTCTGATGGATAACCTCGAATGGTTACATGGATACAG caTTCGTTACGGGTTGTATGAAGTAGATTATAACAATCCCAACCGCACACGCACACCAAGGAAGTCAGCTTATGTCTACAAAGAAATAGTGCGCACACGAAAGCTTGACTTTCATTATGAGCCGGATACTTCTGTTCCCTTATCTGTGAATTGA